One genomic region from Capillibacterium thermochitinicola encodes:
- a CDS encoding dipicolinate synthase subunit B — protein MQLAGVRIGFGLTGSYCTIPDVIPVLKQLRTTGAELFPIASPYVLQTDTRFGKGEDLHKTLVEITGREPWQSLVEVEPIGPKRLLDIMVVAPCTGTTLSNLAHGVSNTPVTLACKAQLRNERPVVLAVSTNDGLGANLANLGMLLNRKFIYFVPFGQDDPERKPNSLVAKMELLLPTVVHALEGKQIQPLLQ, from the coding sequence ATGCAATTAGCGGGTGTGCGTATTGGCTTTGGGCTTACCGGTTCCTACTGCACGATTCCGGACGTCATTCCCGTGCTCAAGCAATTACGCACGACGGGAGCGGAACTGTTCCCCATTGCCTCCCCGTATGTCCTCCAGACCGACACCCGGTTTGGGAAAGGGGAGGATCTCCATAAAACGTTGGTTGAAATCACCGGACGTGAGCCGTGGCAGAGTTTGGTTGAGGTTGAACCGATTGGACCAAAGAGACTCCTTGATATTATGGTGGTGGCCCCGTGTACCGGAACGACCCTCAGTAATTTGGCGCATGGGGTTTCCAACACCCCGGTAACCCTGGCTTGCAAAGCCCAGTTGCGGAATGAACGCCCGGTGGTGCTGGCGGTTTCCACCAATGACGGTTTGGGCGCGAATTTAGCGAACCTGGGCATGCTGTTGAACCGGAAGTTCATTTACTTTGTCCCCTTTGGGCAAGATGATCCGGAGCGTAAACCCAATTCGTTAGTGGCCAAGATGGAACTTTTGTTGCCAACGGTTGTGCACGCCCTGGAAGGGAAACAGATTCAGCCGTTGCTCCAATAA
- the dapG gene encoding aspartate kinase gives MQKFGGTSLATAELRGKAVARIKEALDCGYHPVVVVSAMGRYGAPYATDTLLALAREIYPEINPREQDLLLSCGELISTVIMVQTLRLHGVEARAFAGGMAGIITDSNFGDAHIIEVNPEKIINCLQQKQVAVVAGFQGLTQEGEVTTLGRGGSDTTAAALGVALAAEVVEIYTDVNGVMTTDPNLVPEAKLLKVMTYEEVCEMAHLGAKVIHPRAVEIAMRGRIPLKIRSIYSDQEGTLITDVYPTRPGLELKSDRMVTGLAHIPDLAQFDLACPEDVNASGKALEVFTSLAEAGISIDMIQVTPEQIVFTVSESLYDRTFSVLEKTGLPFKAAKGFAKVAIVGAGIRGVPGVMARVVEGLYKARVPLFQTADSHTNIACLVKKEDMIKALRALHEEFGLDDLKEGSEEPNILGKQIP, from the coding sequence GTGCAAAAATTTGGTGGTACTTCCCTGGCAACGGCGGAACTCCGGGGGAAGGCGGTCGCCCGGATCAAAGAGGCACTTGATTGCGGTTATCACCCAGTGGTCGTGGTCTCCGCGATGGGGAGGTACGGCGCACCCTATGCCACCGACACGTTGCTGGCGTTGGCCCGCGAGATTTACCCCGAGATTAACCCCAGAGAACAGGATTTGTTGCTCTCCTGCGGCGAACTCATTTCCACGGTCATCATGGTGCAGACCTTAAGGTTACACGGCGTGGAAGCACGGGCTTTTGCCGGGGGAATGGCAGGTATTATTACCGACAGTAATTTTGGGGATGCTCACATTATTGAGGTTAATCCGGAAAAGATCATCAATTGTTTGCAGCAGAAACAAGTCGCAGTGGTGGCCGGTTTTCAAGGATTGACCCAAGAGGGCGAAGTGACCACCCTTGGACGCGGCGGGAGTGACACGACCGCCGCTGCTTTAGGGGTGGCCTTGGCCGCCGAAGTCGTCGAGATTTACACCGATGTGAACGGGGTGATGACGACCGACCCCAATCTGGTGCCGGAAGCCAAGTTGCTGAAAGTGATGACCTATGAGGAAGTCTGTGAAATGGCCCATTTGGGGGCGAAAGTGATCCATCCCCGGGCGGTGGAGATCGCGATGCGCGGGCGCATTCCCCTCAAGATCAGGTCGATCTATTCCGACCAGGAAGGGACCTTGATCACTGATGTCTATCCGACCCGGCCCGGCTTGGAGCTTAAATCCGACCGCATGGTAACCGGCCTGGCTCATATCCCGGATTTGGCCCAGTTTGACCTGGCTTGCCCGGAAGATGTTAATGCCAGTGGCAAAGCATTGGAGGTCTTTACCAGTTTGGCGGAGGCCGGGATTAGTATTGATATGATTCAGGTCACCCCGGAGCAGATTGTCTTTACGGTGTCAGAAAGCCTGTATGACCGGACTTTTTCCGTTTTGGAGAAGACCGGTTTACCGTTTAAGGCGGCGAAGGGCTTTGCCAAAGTGGCCATTGTGGGCGCGGGGATCCGGGGGGTACCCGGGGTGATGGCCCGGGTGGTTGAAGGTTTATATAAGGCACGGGTCCCCCTGTTCCAAACGGCCGATTCCCATACCAATATTGCCTGTCTGGTTAAGAAAGAAGATATGATCAAGGCGCTCCGCGCCTTGCATGAGGAGTTTGGTTTAGATGATTTAAAGGAGGGATCGGAGGAACCAAACATTCTTGGAAAACAAATTCCCTGA
- the dpsA gene encoding dipicolinate synthase subunit DpsA produces the protein MAKFTLESGVAVLGGDGRQVLVAEAMLAMAPWVKTLGLTGLPVLPRLLPAADLKEALYGAQVVILPISGADARGLVKTSDPTVEIKIDPEFFTLIESNALLVTGMFPSHLKQMAAERGVRVCEYADHDAIAIPNAIPTAEGAIQLMMEKTPYTVNGAACLILGFGRVARALASRLQALGAKVTVAARNPQQLAAAADLGYKPVPLDHLDRAVTQADVVFNTIPALVLTAPLLALMSPENLIIDLASAPGGVDFEAAKRYQITAILALGLPGKVAPRTAGQILATNLPGLIKQELSRLHEEK, from the coding sequence TTGGCAAAATTTACTCTGGAAAGCGGCGTAGCGGTTTTAGGTGGCGACGGCCGGCAAGTCCTCGTGGCCGAAGCCATGCTGGCCATGGCACCCTGGGTGAAAACGCTGGGGTTAACCGGTCTGCCCGTCTTGCCACGCTTGTTACCGGCAGCGGATCTGAAAGAAGCACTATACGGCGCGCAGGTTGTCATCCTCCCGATTAGTGGAGCTGATGCTCGAGGATTGGTCAAGACCTCTGATCCAACGGTTGAAATCAAAATTGATCCGGAGTTTTTCACCTTGATTGAAAGCAACGCCTTACTGGTCACCGGAATGTTCCCGTCCCATTTGAAACAGATGGCTGCCGAAAGAGGGGTCCGGGTCTGCGAATATGCCGATCATGATGCGATCGCCATTCCCAACGCCATTCCCACCGCCGAAGGTGCAATCCAATTGATGATGGAAAAAACGCCGTATACGGTGAACGGCGCGGCCTGCCTGATTTTGGGGTTTGGCCGGGTGGCACGGGCTTTAGCCTCGCGGTTGCAGGCTTTGGGGGCCAAGGTGACGGTCGCCGCCCGTAATCCGCAGCAATTGGCCGCGGCGGCTGATTTGGGTTATAAGCCGGTGCCTCTTGACCACTTGGACCGGGCGGTTACCCAAGCCGATGTGGTTTTCAATACGATTCCGGCTTTGGTGCTCACCGCTCCTCTGCTGGCTCTGATGTCACCGGAAAACCTCATCATTGACCTGGCTTCCGCACCGGGCGGTGTTGATTTTGAAGCGGCCAAGCGCTATCAAATCACAGCCATTCTGGCCTTGGGGCTTCCCGGGAAGGTCGCACCGCGGACCGCCGGCCAAATCCTCGCCACTAACCTTCCAGGCTTGATCAAACAGGAACTGAGCCGACTGCATGAGGAAAAGTGA
- a CDS encoding YlmC/YmxH family sporulation protein: MRWSELARKELVNIADGSKKGPFPKLDLVIDPKAGQVVSLFLPARGYISRAGQEIPWTAVKKISDDLILYAEESVPGKKKPVF, encoded by the coding sequence ATGCGCTGGTCCGAATTGGCCCGTAAAGAACTGGTCAATATCGCCGACGGGAGTAAGAAGGGGCCCTTTCCCAAGCTTGATCTGGTGATTGACCCAAAAGCAGGACAGGTGGTCAGCCTGTTCCTCCCGGCCCGTGGATATATTTCCCGTGCGGGGCAGGAGATCCCTTGGACGGCGGTGAAAAAAATTAGTGACGATCTGATCCTGTATGCGGAGGAGTCTGTCCCGGGAAAGAAAAAGCCCGTTTTTTGA
- a CDS encoding peptidoglycan D,D-transpeptidase FtsI family protein — MEKRRQRVYLLWAILLLAGCYLACQLYTIQVATSLEWASKAVNQRSDGLALYRQRGAILDCRGRLLTDRDHLTYLAVFPPLLTAEERKALAPFLAAHQIKMATHSPVVMANPGAELLRLVAERPMAGITFCTIPLRYGLQPLAHHLLGYIHPATGEGIAGLEAVYDEFLTSDRRVKLALMTDAHQRPIPGLGWRYQEEVSRRPARNLVLTIDYELQSKVENLLNEAGVAKGAVVLLEVGTGKIRALASRPVFNPYCPQFSLNDPDRPLQNRALTAYPPGGMWRLMITAAALEQGVIHPDQVFLAEEESGSGLITLTRAFAYGRRAVFQQVSTALGTEPVLAKAKALGLGVATLRLPGEETGFLPRETGTAVVSGGEKITVTPVQIAAVLQAIAGDGTYYPPTVVEGLQEKDGTWSPLPAEAGTGRPVLTAATVAALRKMLEATVLYGTGRKAQIPQEAAGVEGTVLDGNRGGQPILHSWFAGYAPAHAPRLVGVVLLEDDPGGAERAAALFAALMASCLPSSR, encoded by the coding sequence ATGGAAAAGCGAAGGCAACGGGTTTATCTCTTATGGGCGATTCTGCTGCTTGCCGGGTGTTATCTGGCTTGTCAGCTTTACACCATTCAGGTGGCCACCAGTCTTGAATGGGCGTCCAAAGCGGTCAACCAGCGGAGCGACGGGTTGGCCCTCTACCGGCAACGGGGCGCCATCCTGGACTGTCGTGGCCGGTTGTTGACGGACCGGGACCACTTGACCTATCTTGCCGTTTTCCCACCGCTGTTGACCGCGGAAGAACGGAAAGCCCTGGCGCCTTTCCTGGCCGCCCACCAAATTAAAATGGCCACTCATTCGCCGGTGGTCATGGCCAATCCCGGCGCGGAACTGCTCCGCTTGGTGGCCGAACGGCCCATGGCCGGGATAACCTTCTGTACAATTCCCCTAAGGTATGGGCTCCAGCCTTTGGCCCACCACTTATTAGGGTATATCCATCCAGCCACCGGGGAAGGAATCGCCGGGCTCGAGGCCGTGTATGATGAGTTTTTAACCAGTGACCGCCGGGTCAAACTTGCCTTGATGACCGATGCTCACCAGCGCCCCATTCCCGGTCTGGGCTGGCGTTATCAGGAGGAGGTCTCAAGACGGCCGGCCAGGAATTTGGTGTTGACCATTGATTACGAACTCCAAAGCAAGGTTGAAAACCTGCTGAATGAGGCCGGGGTCGCCAAGGGAGCGGTGGTGCTTTTAGAGGTGGGGACGGGGAAGATCCGCGCTTTGGCCAGCCGGCCGGTTTTTAACCCTTACTGCCCGCAGTTCAGCCTGAACGACCCGGACCGTCCACTCCAGAACCGGGCATTGACGGCTTATCCGCCGGGCGGGATGTGGCGTTTAATGATTACGGCGGCTGCTTTGGAGCAGGGCGTGATCCATCCCGACCAGGTCTTTTTAGCTGAGGAGGAATCCGGTTCAGGACTAATCACATTGACCCGGGCTTTTGCCTACGGCCGGCGGGCGGTTTTTCAGCAGGTGAGTACGGCCCTTGGGACCGAACCGGTTTTGGCGAAGGCGAAGGCTTTAGGTTTAGGAGTGGCGACGCTTCGGCTTCCGGGGGAAGAGACCGGGTTCTTACCCCGGGAGACCGGTACGGCTGTGGTGAGCGGCGGGGAAAAGATTACCGTCACCCCGGTGCAGATTGCCGCGGTCTTGCAGGCGATTGCCGGCGACGGTACTTATTATCCGCCGACGGTTGTCGAAGGGTTACAGGAAAAGGATGGAACCTGGTCCCCGCTCCCGGCGGAGGCGGGAACCGGCCGTCCGGTCCTGACGGCGGCGACCGTGGCTGCGCTGCGGAAGATGTTGGAAGCGACGGTGCTCTACGGGACAGGACGAAAGGCCCAAATTCCGCAGGAGGCGGCGGGTGTCGAGGGAACGGTCTTAGACGGAAACCGCGGCGGGCAGCCGATCTTGCACAGCTGGTTTGCGGGTTACGCGCCGGCCCATGCCCCGCGCCTGGTGGGGGTCGTCCTGCTGGAGGATGATCCCGGCGGGGCGGAGCGGGCGGCGGCGTTGTTTGCCGCGTTGATGGCCAGTTGTTTACCATCATCCCGGTAA
- the sigK gene encoding RNA polymerase sporulation sigma factor SigK: MILPWIGMILNLVYQQFAWLLSYITNNNVFPMPLSEGEEQDLIMRMEAGDVEAKNTLIERNLRLVAHIVKKFDNTGEDNDDLISIGTIGLIKGINTYKRKYNTRLATYAARCIENEILMHLRSTKKMKNNIFLQDPIGADKEGNELTLLDILDTGSDLVPELVESKMEEETLRKKLGVLSKREQKVIELRYGLRDGLSKTQREIAKVLGISRSYVSRIEKKSLKEAIEVFFR; this comes from the coding sequence ATGATCCTTCCTTGGATCGGGATGATACTCAACCTGGTTTACCAGCAATTTGCCTGGCTTTTATCGTATATTACCAATAACAATGTCTTTCCCATGCCGTTATCGGAAGGGGAGGAACAGGATCTGATCATGCGGATGGAAGCGGGTGATGTGGAAGCCAAAAATACTTTGATCGAACGGAATCTCCGTTTGGTCGCCCACATCGTTAAGAAGTTTGACAACACCGGTGAAGATAACGACGATCTGATCTCCATCGGTACCATCGGCCTGATTAAGGGGATTAATACTTATAAAAGAAAGTACAATACACGCCTGGCGACCTATGCGGCCCGGTGTATTGAAAATGAGATTCTGATGCACTTGCGTTCGACCAAAAAAATGAAGAACAATATTTTTCTGCAGGATCCAATTGGGGCCGATAAAGAAGGAAACGAGCTTACCTTGCTGGACATTTTGGATACGGGTAGTGATTTAGTCCCGGAGCTTGTCGAGAGCAAAATGGAGGAAGAAACGCTCCGCAAGAAACTGGGGGTTTTAAGCAAACGGGAGCAGAAAGTGATCGAATTGCGTTACGGGCTGCGGGACGGGTTAAGTAAAACCCAGCGGGAGATCGCCAAAGTTTTGGGGATCTCCCGTTCCTATGTCTCCCGTATCGAAAAAAAAAGCCTTAAAGAAGCTATTGAAGTATTTTTCCGGTGA
- the dapB gene encoding 4-hydroxy-tetrahydrodipicolinate reductase, producing MDKIGVLVAGACGRMGREVVKAVVAQDDLQLVGAVDQVGAGEDIGQVCGLGELGIAVETDLAAALRSSAAAVMVDFTTPLTVMDNIKAALAAGVSAVVGTTGLTAENLEEIEDLAVRTGKGVIVAPNFALGAVLMMRFAQQAAKYFPDVEIIELHHDRKIDAPSGTALKTAELIAAGRTSEPASKPAPLEKINSVRGGDYLGTKIHSVRLPGLIAHQEVIFGGQGQTLTIRHDSLDRTSFMPGVILAVRKAPSVQGLIYGLDTLID from the coding sequence ATGGACAAAATAGGAGTTTTGGTCGCCGGTGCCTGTGGACGTATGGGCCGGGAAGTGGTCAAAGCTGTTGTTGCCCAGGACGATTTACAGTTGGTTGGGGCGGTTGATCAGGTGGGAGCGGGCGAAGACATTGGTCAAGTCTGTGGCCTTGGCGAACTTGGCATCGCCGTCGAGACCGACCTGGCGGCGGCGTTAAGATCATCGGCGGCGGCCGTGATGGTTGATTTTACTACGCCTTTAACGGTGATGGATAATATCAAAGCGGCGCTGGCCGCGGGGGTTTCCGCGGTGGTGGGGACCACCGGTCTGACCGCGGAAAATCTGGAAGAGATTGAAGATTTGGCGGTGCGGACGGGAAAGGGAGTGATCGTGGCGCCAAACTTTGCCCTGGGTGCCGTTTTGATGATGCGTTTTGCCCAGCAAGCCGCCAAATATTTTCCGGATGTTGAGATCATCGAACTGCACCACGACCGGAAGATCGATGCCCCCTCGGGGACGGCGCTGAAGACGGCGGAGCTGATCGCCGCCGGGCGGACGAGCGAGCCCGCAAGCAAACCAGCACCTTTGGAGAAGATCAACAGTGTCCGGGGCGGAGACTATCTGGGCACGAAGATCCATAGTGTGCGCCTGCCCGGGCTCATCGCCCACCAGGAAGTAATCTTTGGCGGCCAGGGACAAACGTTGACGATTCGCCATGACTCGCTGGACCGCACCTCCTTCATGCCCGGCGTGATCCTGGCGGTACGAAAAGCCCCGTCGGTCCAGGGGTTAATCTACGGACTGGATACCCTGATTGATTAG
- the mltG gene encoding endolytic transglycosylase MltG, giving the protein MIPHPNRVLPGYRFIRFLSQSICRLFRPVFRDRSRFLLAVFALFCFGFIFLVGQAVWIYNGVQVNRKVFNPHDSTIDIPLGSSVFQIGSLLEEKGLIKNRKSFIWYLYLTGQQNSLKAGHYKFGPDLTFRHLLRELKTGRPIIYRVTIPEGYTIAEIGRLLSTMGLVDYDRFQELLHDRVFLRSQLIDFAPVSGEGFLFPDTYEFAKGATEEEILSVFFQRFRQVWAEVTREVQPPAGFTPVELVTLASIVEGEAKVEAERPIIAGIFYNRLRRGQLLQSCATVQYALGERKPRLLYKDLQVDSPYNTYLYKGLPPTPIGNPGRASLQAALSPADTDYLYFFAKSDGTHVFSRTYREHLRAQNLLAQAGEGKN; this is encoded by the coding sequence ATGATCCCCCATCCGAACCGTGTTCTCCCGGGATATAGATTCATTCGTTTCTTGTCCCAGAGTATCTGCCGGTTGTTTAGACCGGTCTTTCGAGACCGGTCTCGTTTTCTCTTGGCTGTCTTTGCACTTTTTTGTTTCGGTTTTATTTTTTTAGTAGGACAAGCTGTTTGGATTTATAACGGGGTGCAAGTGAACCGGAAGGTTTTCAATCCGCACGATAGCACGATCGACATCCCGCTGGGGTCCTCGGTCTTCCAAATCGGGTCGTTGCTTGAAGAGAAAGGTTTAATCAAGAACAGGAAAAGTTTTATTTGGTATCTCTACCTTACCGGCCAACAAAACTCGTTGAAAGCCGGCCATTACAAATTTGGACCGGATCTTACGTTCCGTCATCTGCTCAGGGAGCTGAAAACGGGCCGTCCGATCATCTACCGCGTGACCATTCCGGAAGGCTACACCATTGCGGAGATTGGGCGTTTACTGAGCACCATGGGTCTGGTTGATTACGATCGTTTTCAAGAACTCCTTCATGACCGGGTCTTTCTCCGTTCGCAATTGATAGATTTTGCCCCGGTTTCGGGCGAGGGCTTTCTTTTCCCGGATACCTACGAATTTGCCAAGGGGGCGACGGAGGAAGAGATTTTGTCCGTATTTTTCCAACGGTTCCGCCAGGTTTGGGCCGAAGTAACCAGAGAAGTGCAGCCGCCTGCGGGATTTACCCCGGTGGAGTTGGTGACGCTTGCTTCCATCGTGGAGGGTGAGGCCAAGGTGGAGGCGGAACGTCCGATCATTGCCGGGATCTTTTATAACCGTTTACGACGGGGCCAACTCTTACAATCATGCGCAACGGTCCAGTACGCCCTTGGTGAGCGCAAACCACGCCTTTTGTACAAAGATCTTCAGGTCGACTCCCCGTATAATACCTACCTGTACAAAGGGCTGCCGCCGACGCCGATCGGGAACCCCGGGCGTGCTTCGCTTCAGGCGGCCCTGTCCCCGGCGGATACGGATTACCTCTATTTCTTTGCCAAGTCCGACGGGACCCATGTTTTTTCCCGTACTTACCGGGAACACCTCCGGGCGCAAAATCTCTTGGCCCAGGCGGGCGAGGGCAAAAATTAA
- the dapA gene encoding 4-hydroxy-tetrahydrodipicolinate synthase, giving the protein MVEFGKLLTAMVTPFNEDGEVDYQTAKNLAIKLVENGSDGLVIAGTTGESPTLTTEEKLTLFSTVVEAVGGKATVIAGTGSNNTKATVEFTKEAERTGVDGILLVAPYYNKPPQEGLYQHFKKVAEATTLPVMIYNIPGRTGINITPATMRRLAEIDNIVALKESTGNLEQAAEMVRVLPKDFLVYSGDDNMTLPILSVGGAGVVSVASHLVGRRIKNMIEAHQAGDVTEATKLHQELLPLFRVLFLTTNPIMVKAALNMLGIPVGTTRLPLVGPEPNELEQLKEILQQLGLS; this is encoded by the coding sequence ATGGTGGAATTTGGGAAACTGTTAACGGCAATGGTCACCCCCTTTAACGAAGATGGTGAGGTGGATTACCAAACCGCCAAAAACCTTGCCATAAAGCTTGTCGAGAATGGTTCGGATGGCTTGGTGATCGCCGGAACAACGGGAGAGTCACCGACCCTGACGACCGAAGAAAAATTGACGCTTTTTTCCACGGTTGTGGAAGCGGTGGGTGGTAAAGCGACGGTTATTGCGGGGACGGGTTCGAATAACACCAAAGCAACGGTGGAGTTTACGAAAGAAGCCGAGCGGACCGGTGTTGACGGGATATTACTGGTCGCCCCCTATTATAATAAACCGCCACAGGAGGGGCTGTACCAGCATTTCAAGAAGGTGGCGGAAGCAACAACTTTACCGGTGATGATTTATAATATCCCGGGCCGGACGGGAATCAATATTACACCCGCGACCATGCGCCGCCTGGCGGAGATCGATAATATTGTGGCCTTAAAAGAATCCACCGGCAATCTGGAGCAAGCGGCCGAGATGGTGCGTGTTTTGCCCAAAGATTTTCTGGTCTACAGTGGCGATGATAATATGACGTTACCGATTCTTTCCGTCGGTGGTGCCGGTGTAGTCAGCGTTGCTTCCCATCTGGTCGGGCGAAGAATAAAAAACATGATCGAGGCTCATCAGGCCGGAGATGTCACCGAAGCAACCAAACTTCATCAGGAATTACTACCGCTCTTTCGAGTGTTATTCCTTACGACCAACCCCATCATGGTGAAAGCCGCCCTTAATATGCTGGGGATCCCGGTGGGAACGACCAGGCTGCCGCTGGTGGGACCGGAACCCAATGAGTTGGAACAACTCAAGGAAATACTCCAACAATTAGGCTTAAGCTAA
- a CDS encoding peptide ABC transporter substrate-binding protein, with the protein MKSRNRKLALTLVLLLIGTVFIPGNLTTVSAGKSIAINLAANPLSYDPLFAMVDAEKILLANLHEGLVVWDNGVITPGVAAKWYISADARTYTFHLKEAYWSNGDKLTAADFELSWKRIIASDVATSAQELLDVIKNAKAFREGKIKNPDEVGIKALDQRVLQIVLEEPCSYFLSLLTFPAFLPVHQKYLKEKDINFAPGFCTNGPFRIGSLEAGNHAVLVANEHYRGERGNISEIKVTFLPPKTGVTLFGAGMFDLLEDPPFSMFAEHVDRLVQVPTMGTGFLYLNTRRPPLNNPLFRRALSVAINRDLLVAKILGYAGVPATGLIPPGMADSKSGSDFRQTGGDLIGPADGKKCLELLYEAGYPNEDGYPEMEILAVDSLIPLEMAKTIAEMWELNLGLKAKVKAVRYDEFLALAAGGRFYTARQGWTGDYPDPMTFFQLFHSAATENFSGYQNSEYDYWLSVARQTMDSISRYKIYHRLEERLISDLPVIPLYFNVKPYLVSSKLTGVSYTPQGYPVFQKASKLD; encoded by the coding sequence ATGAAGAGTAGAAACAGGAAGTTAGCGTTGACTCTGGTCCTTCTTCTGATCGGGACTGTTTTTATCCCCGGAAACCTGACGACGGTATCCGCAGGAAAAAGCATCGCCATTAACCTGGCGGCGAACCCTTTATCTTATGATCCTTTGTTTGCCATGGTGGATGCGGAAAAGATTCTCCTGGCTAATCTGCATGAAGGTTTGGTTGTTTGGGACAACGGTGTTATCACACCCGGGGTGGCCGCGAAGTGGTATATCTCGGCTGATGCACGCACCTATACCTTTCACTTGAAGGAAGCCTACTGGTCCAATGGGGACAAGCTGACGGCGGCCGATTTTGAATTGTCCTGGAAACGGATCATCGCTTCGGATGTCGCCACCTCCGCCCAAGAGTTACTTGATGTGATCAAAAACGCCAAGGCATTCCGGGAAGGCAAAATCAAGAACCCTGATGAGGTCGGGATCAAAGCCCTTGATCAACGTGTTCTCCAAATCGTGCTGGAAGAGCCCTGCAGTTACTTCTTGAGTCTTTTAACGTTCCCGGCCTTCCTGCCCGTCCATCAAAAATACCTTAAGGAAAAGGACATAAATTTCGCCCCCGGTTTCTGTACTAACGGTCCCTTCCGGATCGGGTCCTTGGAAGCGGGAAACCATGCCGTGCTGGTGGCGAACGAACATTACCGGGGCGAAAGAGGAAACATTAGCGAGATCAAAGTGACATTTTTACCGCCCAAAACCGGGGTTACGCTGTTTGGCGCCGGCATGTTTGATCTATTGGAGGATCCACCCTTTTCCATGTTCGCTGAACACGTTGACCGTCTGGTTCAGGTGCCAACGATGGGAACCGGCTTTCTCTATTTGAATACCCGGCGGCCCCCTTTAAACAACCCGCTTTTTCGCAGAGCCCTTTCCGTGGCGATCAACCGCGACCTCCTCGTGGCCAAGATCCTTGGTTATGCGGGCGTGCCGGCCACAGGGTTGATCCCCCCCGGGATGGCGGACAGTAAAAGCGGGAGCGATTTCCGGCAAACCGGGGGCGACCTGATTGGTCCCGCCGACGGTAAAAAGTGTTTGGAACTGCTGTATGAAGCGGGCTACCCCAATGAGGACGGTTACCCGGAAATGGAGATCCTGGCGGTGGACAGCCTGATTCCCCTGGAGATGGCGAAGACCATCGCCGAGATGTGGGAGCTCAATTTGGGTTTGAAGGCGAAGGTAAAAGCCGTTCGCTACGATGAATTTTTGGCGTTGGCGGCGGGCGGCCGTTTTTATACGGCGCGCCAAGGGTGGACCGGTGATTACCCGGACCCGATGACTTTCTTCCAACTTTTCCACTCTGCCGCGACGGAGAATTTCTCCGGTTACCAAAACTCCGAATACGACTATTGGCTGTCCGTCGCCCGGCAGACCATGGACAGTATCAGCCGTTATAAAATCTATCACCGCCTGGAAGAACGGTTGATCTCCGACCTTCCGGTTATTCCGCTCTATTTCAACGTTAAACCTTACCTGGTTTCCAGTAAATTGACGGGTGTGAGCTATACGCCCCAGGGCTACCCAGTTTTTCAAAAGGCCTCGAAACTGGATTAA